Proteins encoded in a region of the Prochlorococcus marinus CUG1416 genome:
- the hisS gene encoding histidine--tRNA ligase produces MNNLKNLRGTVDLLPDQLTKWQNVEKILMEQLSRASIKEIRTPILEMTELFIRGIGEGTDVVSKEMYTFLDRGERSCTLRPEGTASVARALIQNGLSSNPLQKLWYMGPMFRYERPQAGRQRQFHQLGVEFIGYESVRSDVEIIALAWDVLGKLGIKELNLEINTLGDHNDRLNFQESFLKWLEINKNSLDLDSQNRINKNPLRILDSKNNQTKKVLKNAPRLFDFLSKKSHERYSDLKKQLEILKIPFVENFNLVRGLDYYTHTAFEITSGALGSQATVCGGGRYDDLIKQMGGPNTPAIGFAIGLERLILLAGKELEVPKNTDIYIINQGLIAESLAMDLSRKLRNYDLLVELDLSGASFSKQFKKANKLKSKSIIVIGDDEAANKEFIIRLFDKASFGNKEEVISFENDIKLEKWINKNLIIK; encoded by the coding sequence TTGAATAACTTAAAAAATCTTAGAGGAACGGTAGACCTATTGCCTGATCAATTAACAAAGTGGCAAAATGTTGAGAAAATTTTAATGGAGCAGCTTTCAAGAGCATCTATTAAAGAAATAAGAACACCAATATTGGAAATGACTGAATTATTTATAAGAGGAATTGGTGAAGGAACAGATGTTGTCAGTAAGGAAATGTACACATTTCTGGATAGAGGGGAGAGATCTTGCACTCTTAGGCCTGAAGGAACGGCCTCCGTCGCACGAGCCTTAATACAAAATGGATTGTCCTCTAATCCTCTGCAAAAACTTTGGTACATGGGCCCCATGTTTAGATATGAAAGACCTCAAGCAGGCAGGCAAAGACAGTTTCATCAGTTAGGTGTTGAGTTTATAGGATACGAATCAGTAAGAAGTGATGTTGAAATCATTGCTTTAGCTTGGGATGTCTTAGGAAAATTAGGAATAAAAGAACTTAATCTTGAAATAAATACGTTGGGTGATCATAATGATAGATTGAATTTTCAAGAATCTTTTTTAAAGTGGCTAGAAATAAATAAAAACTCTTTAGATTTAGATTCTCAGAATAGAATTAATAAAAACCCCTTAAGGATTTTAGACTCTAAGAATAATCAAACCAAAAAAGTCCTTAAAAATGCACCAAGGTTATTTGATTTCTTGTCTAAAAAAAGTCATGAAAGATATTCAGACTTGAAAAAACAATTAGAGATTTTAAAAATACCTTTCGTGGAAAACTTTAATCTAGTGAGAGGATTGGATTATTACACTCATACAGCTTTTGAAATTACTAGTGGAGCCCTAGGCTCCCAAGCAACAGTTTGCGGAGGAGGCAGATATGACGATTTAATAAAGCAAATGGGAGGGCCAAACACACCGGCAATTGGATTCGCTATCGGCTTAGAAAGATTAATCTTACTAGCGGGAAAAGAGCTTGAGGTCCCAAAAAATACTGATATTTATATTATTAATCAAGGCTTAATTGCTGAATCATTAGCCATGGATTTATCTAGAAAATTAAGAAATTATGATTTATTAGTTGAATTGGATTTGAGTGGAGCCTCTTTCTCTAAGCAATTTAAAAAGGCAAATAAACTAAAATCCAAAAGTATTATTGTTATTGGTGATGATGAGGCAGCCAATAAAGAATTTATTATAAGGCTGTTTGATAAAGCAAGTTTTGGAAATAAAGAAGAGGTTATATCTTTTGAGAATGATATTAAATTGGAGAAGTGGATAAATAAAAACTTGATTATAAAGTGA
- the acs gene encoding acetate--CoA ligase, with translation MSLDKKNSINNILEETRIFPPSKEFAENSNIRSQEELLSLKKQALDNPIQFWESFAKSELDWFELFQTVLDSDNAPFFKWFKEGKLNITYNCLDRHIKRGLGGKTALIWEGEPGDSKQYTYEELLKEVCKAANALKAIGVKKGDLVCIYMPMIPEAMFAMLACARIGAPHSVVFGGFSSEALKDRLIDGNAKFIITADGGFRKDKVIELKKAVDAAIEGGADEIVEKVIVVQRTKKNISMESKRDYWWHDLLKDQKDWCEPEIMNSEDRLFILYTSGSTGKPKGVVHTTGGYNLWTHMTFKWIFDLKDDDIYWCTADVGWITGHSYIVYGPLSNGATTLMFEGVPRPSNLGAFWEIVQKYKVSIFYTAPTAIRAFMKSGREIPDKYNLESLRLLGTVGEPINPEAWMWYKDVIGKNKCPIVDTWWQTETGGVMISPLPGAVATKPGSATYPLPGIEVEVVDKNGDKVMENEGGYLIIKKPWPGMMRTIHGNSERYLESYWEYISFKGEKNVYFAGDGARIDKDGYIWIMGRVDDVISVSGHRLGTMEIESALVSHKSVSEAAVVGKRDDLKGEVIVAFVSLEKDVNSSSELLEDLKKHVVNEIGIIAKPEKIIISDSLPKTRSGKIMRRILRSLAAGEKISGDISTLEDSSVLEKLKEAS, from the coding sequence ATGTCACTAGATAAAAAAAATTCAATCAATAACATACTTGAAGAAACAAGAATTTTCCCCCCTTCAAAAGAATTTGCAGAAAACTCAAATATTAGATCTCAAGAAGAATTACTTAGTCTAAAAAAACAAGCATTGGATAATCCAATACAATTTTGGGAGTCTTTCGCAAAATCTGAACTAGATTGGTTTGAGCTATTTCAAACTGTATTAGATAGTGATAATGCTCCTTTTTTTAAGTGGTTTAAAGAAGGTAAACTAAATATTACTTATAATTGTTTAGATAGACACATTAAAAGGGGACTTGGAGGGAAAACTGCATTGATCTGGGAAGGTGAGCCCGGAGATAGCAAACAATATACTTATGAAGAACTATTAAAAGAGGTTTGCAAAGCTGCTAATGCATTAAAAGCGATTGGAGTAAAAAAAGGAGATTTGGTATGTATCTATATGCCAATGATTCCTGAAGCAATGTTTGCGATGTTAGCTTGTGCAAGAATCGGGGCGCCACATTCAGTAGTCTTTGGCGGATTTTCATCAGAAGCTTTAAAAGATAGGTTAATTGATGGGAATGCCAAATTTATTATTACTGCAGATGGTGGATTTAGAAAAGATAAGGTGATTGAGCTTAAGAAAGCTGTCGACGCAGCAATTGAAGGTGGCGCAGATGAAATTGTAGAAAAAGTAATTGTTGTTCAAAGAACTAAAAAAAATATTTCCATGGAAAGTAAAAGGGATTATTGGTGGCACGATTTATTGAAAGATCAAAAAGATTGGTGTGAACCAGAAATTATGAATAGTGAAGATAGGTTATTTATTCTTTATACCTCGGGATCTACTGGAAAACCTAAAGGAGTTGTTCATACTACTGGTGGATATAATCTTTGGACCCATATGACATTCAAATGGATTTTTGATTTAAAAGATGATGATATTTACTGGTGTACTGCAGATGTTGGTTGGATCACAGGTCATAGTTATATAGTTTATGGGCCCTTATCTAATGGCGCTACAACTTTAATGTTTGAAGGAGTTCCAAGGCCATCTAATTTAGGTGCTTTTTGGGAAATTGTTCAGAAATATAAGGTCTCGATTTTTTATACTGCGCCAACAGCAATAAGAGCATTTATGAAGTCTGGGCGTGAAATTCCTGATAAATATAATCTAGAGAGTCTTAGACTTTTGGGCACAGTTGGAGAACCAATTAATCCTGAGGCATGGATGTGGTACAAAGATGTTATAGGTAAAAATAAATGTCCGATAGTTGATACTTGGTGGCAAACTGAAACTGGTGGTGTGATGATAAGTCCTTTGCCAGGAGCAGTTGCGACAAAGCCAGGTTCAGCTACTTACCCATTACCTGGAATTGAAGTTGAAGTCGTTGATAAGAATGGAGATAAGGTAATGGAGAACGAGGGTGGTTATTTAATTATTAAGAAGCCTTGGCCAGGGATGATGAGAACAATTCATGGAAACTCAGAGAGATACTTGGAGAGTTATTGGGAATATATTTCCTTTAAAGGAGAAAAGAATGTTTATTTCGCTGGAGATGGAGCACGCATTGATAAAGATGGATATATATGGATTATGGGGAGAGTTGATGATGTTATAAGTGTTTCTGGTCATCGGTTAGGAACGATGGAAATAGAATCTGCCTTGGTAAGTCATAAATCAGTTTCAGAAGCTGCTGTTGTAGGAAAAAGAGATGATCTCAAAGGTGAAGTTATAGTTGCTTTTGTATCTTTAGAGAAAGATGTGAACAGTTCTTCAGAATTACTAGAGGATTTAAAGAAACATGTTGTTAATGAAATTGGAATTATTGCGAAGCCCGAAAAAATAATCATTTCTGACTCTCTACCGAAAACACGAAGTGGAAAAATTATGAGGAGAATTTTGAGATCTTTGGCTGCTGGAGAAAAAATTAGTGGTGATATAAGTACTCTTGAAGACAGTTCTGTTTTGGAAAAGTTGAAAGAAGCATCCTAA
- the murI gene encoding glutamate racemase, with amino-acid sequence MKLKIGIFDSGIGGFTILNSLLKTRNDVEVFYLADTKRIPFGNKNFKEIRIIAKDICTFFKDKNLDALLIACNTTNACALDILENSLRIPCFDLINSVSEIVNKQIIGVLATQTTVKSSYYKKAISSKKENLKIFQQECPEFVSEIEKEKLNFNKLNYLSDLYIRPLLNRNIEELILGCSHYPLIYNFLRKKVNSNIKIIDPSEALIKKFNESFEIPKTDHYDSLSNKNVRFFVTSEKDKFAKKVKFWLEINKEITLVNLRSNV; translated from the coding sequence GTGAAACTTAAAATAGGTATATTTGATAGTGGTATAGGCGGTTTCACTATCCTTAATTCTTTACTAAAAACACGTAATGATGTCGAGGTTTTTTATTTGGCTGATACAAAAAGAATCCCTTTTGGAAATAAAAATTTTAAAGAAATAAGAATTATTGCAAAAGATATTTGCACTTTTTTTAAAGATAAGAATTTAGATGCACTTTTAATAGCTTGTAACACTACAAATGCCTGTGCACTTGATATTTTAGAAAATAGCTTAAGGATCCCTTGTTTTGACCTTATAAACTCAGTATCAGAAATAGTTAATAAACAAATAATTGGTGTCTTGGCAACACAAACAACGGTTAAATCATCATATTATAAAAAAGCTATTAGTTCTAAAAAAGAGAATTTGAAAATATTTCAACAAGAATGTCCAGAATTTGTATCAGAAATTGAAAAAGAAAAGCTGAATTTTAATAAGTTAAATTATCTTTCGGATTTGTATATAAGACCACTATTAAATAGGAATATTGAAGAATTAATACTTGGATGTAGTCATTATCCTTTGATTTATAATTTTTTAAGAAAAAAAGTAAACTCAAATATAAAAATTATTGATCCATCTGAAGCATTGATAAAAAAATTTAATGAATCTTTTGAAATTCCAAAAACTGACCACTATGATAGTCTTTCTAACAAAAATGTAAGATTCTTTGTTACTTCAGAAAAAGATAAATTTGCCAAAAAAGTAAAATTTTGGCTTGAAATTAATAAAGAAATTACGTTGGTTAACCTCCGAAGCAATGTTTGA
- a CDS encoding 2-phosphosulfolactate phosphatase family protein: MNLTYYHVAKDVPEINPDIAVVIDVLRATTTISWALKNGADSIQVFADLDLLKESAMNWQADERLMLGERGGKKLEGFDLGNSPLSVTKKVVNGKRLFMSTTNGTKSLQKVQHAKHLFAMALPNRKAVAEKIISLKSENVLILGSGWEGSYSLEDSLAAGALASYLEKNCDFEINILNDELQAALSLWNFWKNDILKCLKTATHGKRLTSLGDYEDDFKCCSELDCLDIVPAQVERGVIRA; this comes from the coding sequence ATTAATCTTACTTATTATCACGTTGCAAAGGATGTCCCAGAAATAAATCCCGATATTGCAGTGGTTATTGATGTTTTGAGAGCTACAACCACAATTTCTTGGGCTTTAAAAAATGGAGCTGACTCAATTCAAGTTTTTGCAGATTTAGATTTATTGAAAGAATCTGCAATGAATTGGCAAGCTGATGAGAGACTAATGCTTGGAGAGAGAGGCGGGAAGAAGCTTGAGGGCTTTGATTTAGGGAATTCTCCTTTATCTGTTACAAAAAAAGTTGTTAATGGTAAAAGACTATTTATGAGTACAACAAATGGGACTAAATCATTGCAAAAAGTTCAACATGCAAAGCATTTATTTGCTATGGCACTGCCAAATAGGAAAGCCGTTGCCGAAAAAATCATTTCATTAAAAAGTGAAAATGTTTTAATCCTTGGTAGTGGGTGGGAAGGCTCATATTCACTTGAGGATTCTTTAGCTGCTGGTGCTTTGGCCTCATACTTGGAAAAGAACTGTGATTTTGAAATTAATATTTTGAATGACGAATTACAGGCTGCTTTGTCACTCTGGAATTTTTGGAAAAATGACATTTTGAAATGTTTAAAAACAGCAACCCATGGCAAAAGATTGACAAGTCTTGGAGATTATGAGGATGATTTTAAATGTTGCTCTGAACTTGATTGCTTAGATATTGTTCCGGCTCAAGTTGAAAGAGGTGTGATTCGTGCCTAA
- the aroA gene encoding 3-phosphoshikimate 1-carboxyvinyltransferase — protein sequence MNNFRTIKGGGDLKGEIKVPGDKSISHRALIIGSIAKGETTIEGFLHSEDPLSTADCLRKLGVNIPEIKEDEPFTISGLGLDGIKEPKEILNCGNSGTTMRLLMGLLAGQEGRNFILTGDTSLNERPMGRVGKPLSLMGGKIFGRERGNKAPISIHGNKLKGCVVGTPVASAQVKSAILLAGLKASGTTSVIEPASSRDHTERMLKAFGADISIRGELGRNIVIKSGSNLIGQRILIPGDISSASFWMIAASIVPNSEVLIKNVGLNPTRTGILNVMDSMGCTYEILDKSIIAGEPIGSIKVKTANNLRSFTIEGDILPKLIDEIPILTVAACFCNGVSEIKDAKELRVKETDRLKVMARQLHKFGAEITEKEDGLIINGQSKFHSAEVDSETDHRVAMSLAIASLLAKGTSKIMRADAASVSYPSFWEDLAKLTN from the coding sequence ATGAATAATTTCCGCACAATAAAAGGTGGAGGTGATTTAAAAGGAGAAATAAAAGTACCTGGAGATAAATCTATATCTCATAGAGCTTTAATAATAGGAAGTATTGCTAAGGGTGAAACAACTATTGAAGGGTTTTTACATTCTGAAGATCCACTTTCAACTGCTGATTGTCTAAGAAAATTAGGTGTAAATATACCAGAGATAAAAGAAGATGAGCCTTTTACGATTTCGGGCTTGGGTCTTGATGGAATAAAAGAGCCTAAAGAAATTCTTAATTGTGGTAATTCGGGAACCACTATGAGATTATTAATGGGGTTACTAGCCGGTCAAGAAGGTAGGAACTTTATCTTAACAGGTGACACTTCTCTTAATGAGAGGCCAATGGGTAGAGTGGGCAAACCATTATCTTTAATGGGTGGCAAAATTTTTGGGAGAGAAAGAGGGAACAAAGCCCCAATCTCAATTCATGGGAATAAACTTAAAGGATGTGTTGTTGGAACGCCTGTAGCGAGTGCTCAAGTGAAATCAGCAATACTATTGGCAGGCCTCAAAGCTTCTGGGACCACTTCTGTTATTGAGCCAGCATCTTCAAGAGATCATACCGAAAGAATGTTAAAAGCATTTGGAGCAGACATAAGTATAAGAGGAGAATTAGGAAGGAATATAGTTATAAAGTCAGGGAGCAACTTAATTGGTCAGAGAATCTTAATCCCTGGAGACATAAGCTCTGCTTCCTTTTGGATGATTGCTGCATCTATTGTTCCAAATTCGGAGGTTTTAATTAAAAATGTTGGATTAAATCCTACTAGAACAGGGATATTAAATGTAATGGATTCAATGGGGTGCACTTATGAGATTTTAGATAAATCGATTATTGCAGGAGAACCTATTGGATCTATTAAAGTAAAGACTGCAAATAATTTAAGATCATTCACTATTGAAGGAGATATTCTCCCAAAACTTATAGATGAAATTCCCATCCTTACTGTAGCAGCCTGTTTTTGTAATGGGGTTTCTGAAATTAAGGATGCAAAAGAATTAAGAGTTAAGGAAACAGATCGATTAAAAGTCATGGCAAGACAATTGCACAAATTCGGTGCTGAAATAACAGAAAAAGAGGATGGGTTAATAATTAATGGTCAATCAAAATTTCATTCTGCAGAGGTAGACAGTGAGACGGATCATCGAGTAGCAATGAGTCTTGCTATTGCTTCACTTCTCGCCAAAGGTACCTCAAAAATAATGAGAGCAGATGCAGCTAGCGTCTCTTATCCCAGTTTTTGGGAAGACCTTGCCAAACTAACTAACTAA
- the sds gene encoding solanesyl diphosphate synthase yields MNTVTELLQPVENDLDDLILELKNLIGAGHPILQAAAEHLFSAGGKRLRPGIVLLISKAISPGFSLTDKHKRLAEITEMIHTASLVHDDVVDEASTRRGVDTVHSRFNTRVAVLAGDFLFAQSSWHLANLDNVNVVKLLSRVIMDLAEGEIKQNLNRFDSAQSFTKYINKSYCKTASLIANSCKAAGVLSDLKNEELTSLYDFGKNIGLAFQVVDDILDFTGNDKQLGKPAVSDLASGYLTAPVLYALEENKKLSVLINRELVEKDDLDNALSIIMNSKAIDSSRKLAEDFAMLSKEAIVWLPDSEYKRALVALPEFVLSRIF; encoded by the coding sequence ATGAACACAGTAACAGAACTACTACAACCAGTTGAAAATGATCTTGATGATCTTATTCTTGAACTGAAAAATCTAATAGGAGCAGGTCATCCAATTCTTCAAGCTGCAGCAGAACATCTTTTTAGTGCTGGGGGGAAAAGGCTTAGACCAGGTATTGTTTTATTAATTTCAAAAGCAATATCCCCTGGATTCAGTCTTACCGACAAACATAAAAGGCTTGCTGAAATTACTGAAATGATTCATACAGCATCATTAGTTCACGATGATGTTGTTGATGAGGCATCCACAAGAAGGGGTGTAGATACAGTACACAGTAGATTTAATACTAGAGTTGCTGTTTTGGCAGGTGACTTTTTATTCGCTCAATCAAGTTGGCACTTGGCGAATCTGGATAATGTAAATGTAGTTAAATTACTAAGTAGAGTAATAATGGATTTAGCTGAAGGTGAAATTAAACAAAATTTAAATAGATTTGATTCTGCTCAATCTTTTACAAAATACATTAATAAAAGCTACTGTAAAACGGCATCATTAATAGCAAATAGTTGTAAAGCGGCTGGGGTTTTGAGTGATCTTAAAAATGAAGAATTAACCTCGTTATATGATTTTGGTAAAAATATTGGTTTGGCTTTCCAAGTTGTAGATGACATACTTGACTTTACTGGAAACGATAAACAACTTGGAAAACCTGCTGTAAGTGATCTCGCGAGTGGTTACCTTACTGCACCAGTTTTATATGCCTTAGAGGAAAATAAGAAATTGTCTGTTCTTATAAACAGAGAACTTGTTGAAAAAGATGATTTGGATAATGCTCTTAGTATTATTATGAATTCTAAAGCCATAGACAGTTCCAGAAAACTAGCTGAGGATTTTGCAATGCTTTCTAAAGAAGCCATAGTTTGGCTTCCTGATTCAGAGTATAAAAGGGCGTTAGTGGCTCTTCCTGAATTTGTTCTCAGCCGTATCTTCTAG
- a CDS encoding N-acetylmuramoyl-L-alanine amidase, which yields MIKFLDNKLFRCLSVFLFLNSAILPVKSSSALAAWAIKTNGVLELRTKSNTNLKAYFQKANQISGDRFWVDFPGELKNPRIIKGNGPIKEIRLGKPNNGKTRLVIEFNEETYLKPLTWRMVGLDQNRWRIKLFTPKYPFKKIGEGLVVKRIGNIKSNKNSSYVKKRVHEYLQLPNVKQNKFLVVIDPGHGGPDPGAIGIGGIRETDVVLEVSKIVKELLSDKGVNVRLTRRNEVDLDLPPRVSFANNTDADIFVSIHANASRGKRRDINGLETFYFRGWRGRLLAKKIQKQILRVSPGSPDRGVKQGRFYVIKNTRMPAVLVEIGFLTGRLDARRLQKTVHRKRIAYAIAKGILEYFSKLG from the coding sequence ATGATAAAGTTTTTGGATAATAAACTTTTTCGTTGTTTATCCGTTTTTTTATTTTTAAATTCTGCAATCCTCCCAGTTAAATCTTCAAGTGCTCTTGCGGCATGGGCGATAAAAACTAATGGGGTTTTAGAATTAAGAACTAAATCAAATACAAATTTAAAAGCATACTTTCAGAAGGCTAACCAAATATCTGGCGATAGATTCTGGGTGGATTTCCCAGGAGAATTAAAAAATCCCAGAATAATAAAAGGTAATGGCCCAATAAAAGAAATTAGATTAGGTAAACCAAATAATGGTAAAACAAGATTAGTAATTGAATTTAATGAAGAAACTTATCTGAAACCTTTGACTTGGCGAATGGTTGGCTTAGATCAAAACAGGTGGAGAATTAAACTATTTACCCCAAAATATCCATTTAAGAAGATTGGTGAAGGTTTAGTTGTGAAGAGAATAGGAAATATCAAATCAAACAAAAACTCAAGTTATGTAAAGAAAAGGGTTCATGAATACTTGCAATTGCCAAACGTAAAACAAAATAAATTTTTGGTTGTTATCGATCCAGGGCATGGAGGACCTGATCCAGGTGCAATAGGGATTGGTGGGATAAGGGAAACAGATGTTGTACTGGAGGTTTCTAAAATAGTTAAAGAGTTACTGTCCGATAAAGGTGTCAATGTAAGGTTAACTAGAAGAAATGAAGTGGATTTGGATTTACCTCCTAGAGTTTCCTTTGCCAATAATACGGATGCGGATATTTTTGTAAGTATTCATGCAAATGCCTCAAGAGGGAAAAGAAGGGATATTAATGGGTTAGAAACTTTTTACTTTAGAGGGTGGAGAGGTAGATTACTCGCTAAAAAAATTCAAAAACAAATTCTAAGAGTTTCCCCTGGGAGTCCTGATCGAGGAGTTAAACAAGGTAGATTTTACGTAATTAAAAATACTAGGATGCCTGCAGTTCTTGTGGAGATTGGATTTTTAACAGGAAGATTAGATGCAAGAAGATTACAAAAAACTGTGCATCGTAAAAGAATAGCTTATGCAATTGCAAAAGGTATCCTTGAATATTTTTCTAAATTAGGGTGA
- a CDS encoding carbon-nitrogen hydrolase family protein → MTDFLVAALQITSTSNVEANFVEAEEQIELAARRGAELIGLPENFAFLGGDDEKLRLASELSVKCANFLKTMSQRYQVFLLGGGYPVPAGDDSHTFNRSALFGKDGQILAKYDKIHLFDVDLPDGNLYKESATILSGEEYPPVVDVPGLCKIGLSICYDVRFPELYRYLSSNGAELIMIPAAFTAFTGKDHWQILLQARAIENTAYVVAPAQTGIHYGRRQSHGHAMVIDPWGTVLSDAGKTQGAAIAPADKERVKKIREQMPSLKHRKNKLFSN, encoded by the coding sequence TTGACTGATTTTTTGGTAGCTGCATTGCAAATTACGAGTACTTCAAATGTTGAAGCAAATTTTGTTGAAGCAGAAGAACAGATTGAATTAGCTGCTAGAAGGGGAGCTGAGTTAATAGGATTGCCTGAGAATTTTGCTTTTTTAGGAGGAGATGATGAAAAACTTAGATTAGCTTCTGAATTGTCAGTGAAGTGTGCAAATTTTCTCAAAACTATGTCACAAAGATATCAAGTATTTCTTTTGGGGGGAGGGTATCCCGTTCCTGCTGGTGATGACAGTCATACTTTTAATAGGTCAGCACTGTTTGGGAAGGATGGACAAATTTTGGCAAAATACGACAAGATTCATTTATTTGATGTTGATTTGCCAGATGGAAATTTATATAAGGAATCAGCTACTATTTTATCTGGTGAGGAGTATCCACCTGTTGTAGATGTTCCAGGTTTATGCAAAATAGGGTTATCGATTTGTTATGACGTTAGATTTCCTGAACTTTATAGATATTTGTCTTCGAATGGTGCAGAGCTAATTATGATCCCCGCAGCTTTTACAGCATTTACTGGAAAAGATCATTGGCAAATCCTATTACAAGCTAGAGCAATTGAGAATACAGCATATGTAGTTGCTCCCGCTCAAACGGGGATTCATTATGGGAGAAGGCAAAGTCATGGCCATGCAATGGTAATTGACCCATGGGGCACAGTTTTGTCTGATGCTGGAAAAACTCAGGGAGCTGCAATAGCTCCTGCTGATAAAGAAAGAGTTAAGAAAATTAGGGAGCAGATGCCAAGCCTTAAACATAGAAAAAACAAATTATTTTCAAATTAA
- a CDS encoding DUF1350 family protein: protein MTFTKYQFNNFCYWPSNPKKIVEFIGGSYLASKPDLTYRRFIESLINKNYAVHAYKYTPQFDHQQLAIKAWKDFKNCRISLSKRIMASIPSIRIGHSLGCKLHLISPDGGRNCEKFISISFNNFSANKSIPLLKEISQKLEFKSEFSPSPEKTLRIIEKTYNQKNNFLIKFNSDELDQTDKLFSCLKSRKEDNSKGIMLKGTHTSIASAGLRENFLGDWADDDFKRNTIKKISSLIDESD, encoded by the coding sequence ATGACTTTTACTAAATATCAATTTAACAATTTTTGTTATTGGCCTTCAAATCCTAAGAAAATTGTGGAATTTATAGGTGGAAGTTACCTTGCGTCTAAACCAGATTTAACATATAGAAGATTCATAGAGAGCTTAATAAATAAAAATTATGCAGTACATGCATACAAGTACACTCCACAGTTTGATCACCAACAACTAGCTATTAAAGCATGGAAGGATTTTAAGAATTGCCGAATATCCTTATCTAAAAGAATAATGGCATCAATTCCTTCAATAAGAATAGGTCATAGTCTGGGCTGTAAACTTCATTTAATTTCTCCTGATGGTGGAAGAAATTGCGAAAAATTCATATCAATTAGTTTCAATAACTTCAGCGCTAACAAATCAATTCCATTACTGAAAGAGATTTCTCAAAAATTAGAATTTAAGAGTGAATTCAGCCCAAGTCCAGAAAAAACTTTACGAATAATTGAAAAAACTTATAATCAAAAAAATAACTTCCTAATAAAATTCAACTCAGACGAATTAGATCAAACAGATAAATTATTTTCTTGTCTTAAATCAAGAAAAGAAGACAATTCTAAGGGAATAATGTTAAAAGGAACTCACACTTCTATTGCTAGTGCAGGACTAAGAGAAAATTTTTTGGGAGACTGGGCAGATGATGATTTCAAAAGAAATACTATAAAAAAAATTTCTAGTTTAATTGATGAATCCGATTAG
- a CDS encoding 3'-5' exonuclease has product MELFNKKELNQLDFLQDQINGNPTEKSVTNQNKKIEKILILDTETSGLDENKDEVIEIGCILFDVSFKCVLSQVSFLFPVKNNEAEYVNGIPAEVTNISQPWEDGLNFFLKLVDCSDFIVAHNVEFDKKWFGKGRLPKLNKKWICSLEDINWSFQKSLKTRPSVTDLALSFSIPVWNLHRALSDCFYISEVFKKCDNLDELLLKATEPRFLYKALVSYEERSLAKNAGFRWNSPVHGAWSRKLTSDEARNLDFRVEILN; this is encoded by the coding sequence TTGGAACTATTTAACAAAAAAGAATTAAATCAATTGGATTTTCTTCAAGATCAAATTAATGGTAACCCCACTGAAAAAAGTGTTACTAATCAAAATAAAAAAATAGAAAAAATTTTAATACTTGATACAGAAACATCAGGTTTAGATGAAAATAAAGATGAAGTGATAGAGATAGGTTGTATTTTGTTTGACGTATCTTTTAAATGTGTACTTTCACAGGTCTCATTTTTATTCCCTGTTAAAAATAATGAAGCCGAATATGTAAATGGTATACCTGCAGAAGTAACTAATATCTCTCAACCATGGGAAGATGGATTGAATTTCTTTTTAAAACTTGTTGATTGCTCAGATTTCATTGTCGCGCACAATGTAGAGTTTGATAAGAAATGGTTTGGGAAAGGAAGATTGCCTAAACTTAATAAAAAATGGATATGCAGTTTAGAGGATATTAATTGGTCTTTTCAAAAATCACTAAAAACCAGACCTTCAGTAACTGATCTAGCTTTGTCTTTCTCAATTCCAGTTTGGAATTTACATAGAGCTTTGTCTGATTGCTTTTACATATCTGAGGTTTTCAAGAAATGCGATAATTTAGATGAACTTTTACTTAAAGCTACTGAACCGAGGTTTTTATACAAGGCATTGGTTAGTTATGAAGAGAGGTCTTTAGCTAAAAATGCTGGATTTAGATGGAATAGTCCTGTGCATGGAGCTTGGTCAAGGAAATTAACTTCTGATGAAGCAAGAAATCTTGATTTTAGAGTAGAGATTTTAAATTAA